From the genome of Anopheles moucheti chromosome 3, idAnoMoucSN_F20_07, whole genome shotgun sequence, one region includes:
- the LOC128303531 gene encoding uncharacterized protein LOC128303531, whose product MAWPIIIGRDLLPSFNIYLTYLKNSTPFMKSPRNEIILPNQDALSVAATELCNIDVYETELELDIGPSLSSKDAALVLSIVKENYLNDSIQCTKLIDYKMKINLTHQTSMAHVDALSRTEAIGAISELDLDFQLQIAQSRDPSIESLKRRLETGSVEGFILQDGLFLESHNISHILNATASPQANGQVERVNRLREFLESKIEDGGKDISHLRSEAQTNIRASQDRNERYVAGKTRPAPNFKEGELVAIRYTDTANVSKKLNKRFRGPYVIHKVLPHDRYVVRDVEGCQNTQMAYDGVLEADKLRKWAISAET is encoded by the exons ATGGCCTGGCCAATTATTATAGGTAGGGATTTACTTCCGTCGTTTAATATTTACCTTACGTACCTTAAGAATTCCACCCCTTTCATGAAGTCACCTcgaaatgaaattatattaCCAAACCAGGATGCGTTAAGCGTAGCAGCCACTGAACTTTGTAATATTGATGTTTATGAAACAGAGCTCGAACTTGACATTGGTCCCTCATTAAGTTCAAAGGACGCCGCTCTTGTCTTATCaattgtaaaagaaaattaccTGAACGATTCTATTCAGTGCACTAAGCTGATAGATTATAAAATGAAGATTAACCTCACTCACCA AACTTCCATGGCTCATGTCGACGCCTTGAGCCGAACCGAAGCCATCGGTGCTATCAGTGAGTTAGATCTGGATTTCCAACTACAGATTGCACAATCTCGAGACCCTTCTATTGAATCCCTGAAGCGTAGACTTGAAACTGGTTCCGTTGAAGGATTTATCTTACAAGACGGTTTA TTCCTTGAATCTCACAATATTTCTCATATATTAAACGCTACAGCTTCTCCTCAAGCTAATGGTCAGGTCGAACGTGTTAATCGC ttacgcgaattccTTGAGTCTAAGATAGAAGATGGAGGAAAGGATATCAGTCATCTCCGTTCCGAggcacaaacaaatattagAGCGTCACAAGACAGAAATGAACGATACGTTGCAGGAAAGACTAGACCAGCCCCTAATTTTAAGGAAGGAGAGTTAGTTGCCATTCGATATACAGACACGGCTAATGTTAGCAAAAAGCTTAACAAAAGGTTCCGCGGCCCTTACGTAATTCATAAAGTTCTTCCCCACGACAGGTACGTTGTTAGGGATGTCGAAGGATGTCAGAATACGCAGATGGCATATGATGGCGTTTTAGAAGCGGACAAGTTGAGGAAATGGGCTATCAGTGCTGAAACATAG